Proteins from a genomic interval of Medicago truncatula cultivar Jemalong A17 chromosome 3, MtrunA17r5.0-ANR, whole genome shotgun sequence:
- the LOC25489139 gene encoding disease resistance protein RPV1 isoform X1, whose amino-acid sequence MSSAFSSIVSSDVVPQKKYDIFLSFRGEDTRRNFTSHLYDALSRKKVETFIDNNELQKGDEISAALIKAIEESHASIVIFSENYASSKWCLNELKKILECKKYMEQIVIPVFYNIDPSHVRKQTGSYKQAFAKHKRDLKHNNDKLKKWKDSLTEAANLVGWDSRNYRSEPDFIKDIVEDVLRKLNLRYPYEIKGLVGIEKNYKQIESMLKIGSHEVRVLGIWGMGGIGKTTLARALYAKMYSQFEGCCLLNVMDESNKYGLNVVHNKLLSSLLEEENIHPDASYIEAPFSERRIGRKKVLIVLDGVETLEQIEDLIPKIDGLGPGSRVIITTRDKHIFSQLSKCEIYEVKELEKPDSLQLLSLTAFKEKHPKTGYEDVSDSVIAYCKGNPLALKVLGANLSSRGREAWENELKKLQKIPNQKIYNVLKFSYADLDRCQKAIFLDIACLLSGQGKDFVRDLLEASEFFAISGIDVLLDKALIQLDSILHVKREVCTIEMHDLLQEMGREIVNQESEDPGKRSRLWKAEEIFDVLKNNKGTKAVEGITFDSTDVGDLYLKSNSFRWMTNLRYLKIYNKSRRSTSNVYFLDGLEWISDKLRYLRWEGYCLEYLPSTFCAEMLIELHLSHSKLKKLWDGVQNLVNLNILWLESSKNLIEIPDLSKATNLHRVYLFQCESLGQLHSSIFSLPDLRYLDLRGCKKIESLKTNIHSKSLCELLLDGCSSLTEFSVTSDEMTELTLDGTAIRELSSSIWRNRKLTSLSLTECNKLNIVGNKLSDDHGLGSVIELNLSRCTEINALSLWSILDGIQSLKRLSLQDCCNLECVPENIRNHSMLKWLVLDDCRKLVSLTELPPSLLCLSAINCTYLDTDSTQRSFLENIVQIFSKDPFHANKDVNNRSYYDVYFLPGAQVPRKFDFQTMKASITIPPIPKYNLSGFVFCTILSKGFHDLNHPLHCVIFEHGKEVDKCILVVYEYNGTLISDHVLICWHPYNRRKHGSNDCNLSFQFMHQDFNEELWWSTEGIKGCGVLPVYNLEHKSNLDGWEIGVGSDWSNNESEDGQGNYNDELQPTSIGGEVISSNIENEDDQKHPCCSIATQVS is encoded by the exons ATGAGCAGTGCTTTTTCCTCTATAGTTTCTTCTGATGTGGTGCCTCAGaaaaaatatgacatttttCTTAGCTTTCGAGGTGAGGATACTCGCAGAAACTTCACTAGCCATCTTTACGACGCTCTGAGCCGAAAGAAAGTTGAAACCTTTATAGACAACAATGAGCTTCAAAAAGGAGATGAGATCTCGGCAGCACTCATCAAAGCCATTGAGGAGTCACATGCATCTATTGTCATCTTCTCAGAAAACTATGCTTCGTCAAAATGGTGCTTGAATGAGCTCAAAAAGATTCTTGAATGTAAGAAATATATGGAGCAGATTGTGATACCAGTTTTTTACAACATAGATCCATCACATGTGAGGAAGCAGACCGGGAGTTACAAGCAAGCCTTTGCAAAACATAAGCGAGATTTGAAGCACAATAATGACAAGTTGAAGAAATGGAAAGATTCTCTCACCGAGGCAGCTAATTTGGTTGGTTGGGACTCTCGAAATTACAG GAGTGAACCAGATTTCATTAAGGACATTGTTGAAGATGTTTTGCGGAAACTGAATCTTAGATACCCATATGAAATTAAGGGTCTTGTTGGAATTGAGAagaattataaacaaattgaatCAATGCTGAAAATTGGGTCACATGAAGTCAGAGTCCTTGGAATATGGGGCATGGGTGGCATAGGAAAGACCACCCTTGCTAGGGCTTTATATGCTAAAATGTATTCTCAATTCGAAGGTTGTTGCTTACTCAATGTAATGGATGAATCAAACAAGTATGGACTCAATGTTGTACACAATAAACTTTTGTCTTCATTGTTAGAGGAAGAAAATATTCATCCTGATGCATCCTACATAGAAGCCCCTTTCTCCGAGAGAAGGATTGGAcgtaaaaaagttttaattgTGTTGGATGGTGTAGAAACCTTAGAGCAAATAGAAGATCTTATCCCAAAAATTGATGGTCTGGGACCAGGTAGTAGGGTCATTATTACAACTAGAGATAAGCACATATTTAGTCAGTTGAGTAAATGTGAAATATATGAGGTTAAGGAATTAGAGAAGCCTGATTCTCTTCAGCTACTCAGTTTGACTGCCTTCAAAGAAAAACATCCTAAAACTGGATATGAAGATGTATCAGATAGTGTAATTGCCTATTGCAAAGGTAACCCTCTGGCTTTAAAAGTTTTAGGTGCAAATCTCAGTTCAAGGGGCCGAGAAGCATGGGAAAATGAACTGAAAAAGCTCCAAAAGATTCCCAATCAAAAGATTTATAATGTGTTAAAATTTAGTTATGCTGACTTAGATCGTTGTCAAAAGGCCATATTTCTAGACATCGCATGCTTGTTGAGTGGACAGGGTAAAGATTTTGTAAGAGATCTATTGGAAGCTTCTGAGTTCTTTGCAATAAGTGGGATAGACGTCCTTCTAGATAAAGCTCTCATTCAACTAGATTCAATTTTGCATGTCAAAAGGGAAGTTTGTACTATAGAAATGCATGATTTGTTACAAGAAATGGGACGGGAGATTGTTAATCAAGAATCTGAAGATCCTGGAAAACGAAGTCGACTGTGGAAAGCTGAAGAGATATTTGATGTATTGAAAAATAACAAG GGAACTAAAGCTGTCGAAGGGATAACATTCGATAGTACAGATGTGGGGGATCTTTACTTGAAGTCTAATTCCTTTAGATGGATGACAAATTTAAGATATcttaaaatctataataaatCTAGAAGAAGCACATCCAATGTGTACTTTCTCGATGGTCTTGAGTGGATTTCTGATAAATTGAGGTATCTTCGATGGGAAGGATACTGTCTTGAGTATTTGCCATCAACCTTTTGTGCTGAAATGCTCATAGAGCTTCACTTGAGTCATAGCAAGCTTAAAAAGCTATGGGATGGAGTTCAG AATCTTGTGAATCTAAACATACTTTGGCTTGAATCCTCCAAAAATCTGATTGAGATCCCAGACTTATCTAAGGCTACAAATCTTCATAGAgtatatctttttcaatgtgaAAGCCTGGGTCAGCTCCATTCTTCGATCTTTTCTCTCCCTGATCTTAGATATCTAGATTTACGAGGTTGCAAAAAGATTGAAAGCCTTAAAACcaacattcattcaaaatcTCTTTGTGAACTCTTACTCGATGGTTGTTCTTCTCTCACAGAATTCTCAGTGACATCGGATGAAATGACAGAGTTGACCTTAGATGGCACTGCTATACGTGAATTGTCTTCATCGATTTGGCGTAACAGAAAACTTACTTCTCTTTCCCTAACCGAGTGTAACAAGCTTAACATTGTTGGGAATAAGTTATCAGATGATCATGGACTTGGGTCTGTTATAGAACTAAACCTTTCACGGTGCACAGAAATCAATGCATTAAGTCTGTGGTCCATCCTTGATGGCATACAATCTTTGAAACGGCTCTCATTGCAAGATTGTTGCAACTTGGAATGTGTCCCTGAGAACATACGAAACCATTCAATGCTAAAATGGCTAGTTTTAGATGATTGCAGGAAACTTGTGTCTCTAACAGAGCTTCCGCCATCCCTATTATGTTTGAGTGCCATTAATTGCACTTATCTGGACACAGACTCCACTCAACGGTCATTTCTTGAGAACATAGTACAAATCTTCTCTAAAGACCCTTTTCATGCAAATAAAGATGTCAATAACCGTTCCTATTATGATGTCTATTTCTTGCCAGGAGCACAAGTTCCTCGCAAGTTTGATTTTCAAACAATGAAGGCTTCAATAACCATTCCTCCGATTCCAAAATATAACCTGTCTGGTTTCGTATTCTGCACCATTCTTTCTAAGGGCTTCCATGATCTCAATCACCCCCTGCATTGTGTCATCTTTGAACACGGCAAAGAAGTCGACAAGTGTATTCTTGTTGTTTACGAATATAATGGGACATTAATTTCAGATCACGTATTGATATGTTGGCATCCTTACAACAGACGGAAACATGGAAGTAATGATTGCAACCTATCATTTCAATTCATGCATCAAGATTTCAATGAAGAATTGTGGTGGTCAACAGAGGGGATAAAGGGGTGTGGGGTCTTACCTGTATATAACTTAGAACATAAGTCGAATCTGGATGGTTGGGAAATTGGTGTGGGGTCTGATTGGTCTAACAATGAAAGTGAAGATGGCCAGGGAAATTATAATGATGAGTTACAACCTACATCAATTGGAGGTGAAGTCATAAGCTCCAACATTGAAAATGAAGATGACCAGAAACATCCTTGCTGTTCAATTG CTACTCAAGTTTCATGA
- the LOC25489139 gene encoding disease resistance protein RPV1 isoform X2, which produces MSSAFSSIVSSDVVPQKKYDIFLSFRGEDTRRNFTSHLYDALSRKKVETFIDNNELQKGDEISAALIKAIEESHASIVIFSENYASSKWCLNELKKILECKKYMEQIVIPVFYNIDPSHVRKQTGSYKQAFAKHKRDLKHNNDKLKKWKDSLTEAANLVGWDSRNYRSEPDFIKDIVEDVLRKLNLRYPYEIKGLVGIEKNYKQIESMLKIGSHEVRVLGIWGMGGIGKTTLARALYAKMYSQFEGCCLLNVMDESNKYGLNVVHNKLLSSLLEEENIHPDASYIEAPFSERRIGRKKVLIVLDGVETLEQIEDLIPKIDGLGPGSRVIITTRDKHIFSQLSKCEIYEVKELEKPDSLQLLSLTAFKEKHPKTGYEDVSDSVIAYCKGNPLALKVLGANLSSRGREAWENELKKLQKIPNQKIYNVLKFSYADLDRCQKAIFLDIACLLSGQGKDFVRDLLEASEFFAISGIDVLLDKALIQLDSILHVKREVCTIEMHDLLQEMGREIVNQESEDPGKRSRLWKAEEIFDVLKNNKGTKAVEGITFDSTDVGDLYLKSNSFRWMTNLRYLKIYNKSRRSTSNVYFLDGLEWISDKLRYLRWEGYCLEYLPSTFCAEMLIELHLSHSKLKKLWDGVQNLVNLNILWLESSKNLIEIPDLSKATNLHRVYLFQCESLGQLHSSIFSLPDLRYLDLRGCKKIESLKTNIHSKSLCELLLDGCSSLTEFSVTSDEMTELTLDGTAIRELSSSIWRNRKLTSLSLTECNKLNIVGNKLSDDHGLGSVIELNLSRCTEINALSLWSILDGIQSLKRLSLQDCCNLECVPENIRNHSMLKWLVLDDCRKLVSLTELPPSLLCLSAINCTYLDTDSTQRSFLENIVQIFSKDPFHANKDVNNRSYYDVYFLPGAQVPRKFDFQTMKASITIPPIPKYNLSGFVFCTILSKGFHDLNHPLHCVIFEHGKEVDKCILVVYEYNGTLISDHVLICWHPYNRRKHGSNDCNLSFQFMHQDFNEELWWSTEGIKGCGVLPVYNLEHKSNLDGWEIGVGSDWSNNESEDGQGNYNDELQPTSIGGEVISSNIENEDDQKHPCCSIV; this is translated from the exons ATGAGCAGTGCTTTTTCCTCTATAGTTTCTTCTGATGTGGTGCCTCAGaaaaaatatgacatttttCTTAGCTTTCGAGGTGAGGATACTCGCAGAAACTTCACTAGCCATCTTTACGACGCTCTGAGCCGAAAGAAAGTTGAAACCTTTATAGACAACAATGAGCTTCAAAAAGGAGATGAGATCTCGGCAGCACTCATCAAAGCCATTGAGGAGTCACATGCATCTATTGTCATCTTCTCAGAAAACTATGCTTCGTCAAAATGGTGCTTGAATGAGCTCAAAAAGATTCTTGAATGTAAGAAATATATGGAGCAGATTGTGATACCAGTTTTTTACAACATAGATCCATCACATGTGAGGAAGCAGACCGGGAGTTACAAGCAAGCCTTTGCAAAACATAAGCGAGATTTGAAGCACAATAATGACAAGTTGAAGAAATGGAAAGATTCTCTCACCGAGGCAGCTAATTTGGTTGGTTGGGACTCTCGAAATTACAG GAGTGAACCAGATTTCATTAAGGACATTGTTGAAGATGTTTTGCGGAAACTGAATCTTAGATACCCATATGAAATTAAGGGTCTTGTTGGAATTGAGAagaattataaacaaattgaatCAATGCTGAAAATTGGGTCACATGAAGTCAGAGTCCTTGGAATATGGGGCATGGGTGGCATAGGAAAGACCACCCTTGCTAGGGCTTTATATGCTAAAATGTATTCTCAATTCGAAGGTTGTTGCTTACTCAATGTAATGGATGAATCAAACAAGTATGGACTCAATGTTGTACACAATAAACTTTTGTCTTCATTGTTAGAGGAAGAAAATATTCATCCTGATGCATCCTACATAGAAGCCCCTTTCTCCGAGAGAAGGATTGGAcgtaaaaaagttttaattgTGTTGGATGGTGTAGAAACCTTAGAGCAAATAGAAGATCTTATCCCAAAAATTGATGGTCTGGGACCAGGTAGTAGGGTCATTATTACAACTAGAGATAAGCACATATTTAGTCAGTTGAGTAAATGTGAAATATATGAGGTTAAGGAATTAGAGAAGCCTGATTCTCTTCAGCTACTCAGTTTGACTGCCTTCAAAGAAAAACATCCTAAAACTGGATATGAAGATGTATCAGATAGTGTAATTGCCTATTGCAAAGGTAACCCTCTGGCTTTAAAAGTTTTAGGTGCAAATCTCAGTTCAAGGGGCCGAGAAGCATGGGAAAATGAACTGAAAAAGCTCCAAAAGATTCCCAATCAAAAGATTTATAATGTGTTAAAATTTAGTTATGCTGACTTAGATCGTTGTCAAAAGGCCATATTTCTAGACATCGCATGCTTGTTGAGTGGACAGGGTAAAGATTTTGTAAGAGATCTATTGGAAGCTTCTGAGTTCTTTGCAATAAGTGGGATAGACGTCCTTCTAGATAAAGCTCTCATTCAACTAGATTCAATTTTGCATGTCAAAAGGGAAGTTTGTACTATAGAAATGCATGATTTGTTACAAGAAATGGGACGGGAGATTGTTAATCAAGAATCTGAAGATCCTGGAAAACGAAGTCGACTGTGGAAAGCTGAAGAGATATTTGATGTATTGAAAAATAACAAG GGAACTAAAGCTGTCGAAGGGATAACATTCGATAGTACAGATGTGGGGGATCTTTACTTGAAGTCTAATTCCTTTAGATGGATGACAAATTTAAGATATcttaaaatctataataaatCTAGAAGAAGCACATCCAATGTGTACTTTCTCGATGGTCTTGAGTGGATTTCTGATAAATTGAGGTATCTTCGATGGGAAGGATACTGTCTTGAGTATTTGCCATCAACCTTTTGTGCTGAAATGCTCATAGAGCTTCACTTGAGTCATAGCAAGCTTAAAAAGCTATGGGATGGAGTTCAG AATCTTGTGAATCTAAACATACTTTGGCTTGAATCCTCCAAAAATCTGATTGAGATCCCAGACTTATCTAAGGCTACAAATCTTCATAGAgtatatctttttcaatgtgaAAGCCTGGGTCAGCTCCATTCTTCGATCTTTTCTCTCCCTGATCTTAGATATCTAGATTTACGAGGTTGCAAAAAGATTGAAAGCCTTAAAACcaacattcattcaaaatcTCTTTGTGAACTCTTACTCGATGGTTGTTCTTCTCTCACAGAATTCTCAGTGACATCGGATGAAATGACAGAGTTGACCTTAGATGGCACTGCTATACGTGAATTGTCTTCATCGATTTGGCGTAACAGAAAACTTACTTCTCTTTCCCTAACCGAGTGTAACAAGCTTAACATTGTTGGGAATAAGTTATCAGATGATCATGGACTTGGGTCTGTTATAGAACTAAACCTTTCACGGTGCACAGAAATCAATGCATTAAGTCTGTGGTCCATCCTTGATGGCATACAATCTTTGAAACGGCTCTCATTGCAAGATTGTTGCAACTTGGAATGTGTCCCTGAGAACATACGAAACCATTCAATGCTAAAATGGCTAGTTTTAGATGATTGCAGGAAACTTGTGTCTCTAACAGAGCTTCCGCCATCCCTATTATGTTTGAGTGCCATTAATTGCACTTATCTGGACACAGACTCCACTCAACGGTCATTTCTTGAGAACATAGTACAAATCTTCTCTAAAGACCCTTTTCATGCAAATAAAGATGTCAATAACCGTTCCTATTATGATGTCTATTTCTTGCCAGGAGCACAAGTTCCTCGCAAGTTTGATTTTCAAACAATGAAGGCTTCAATAACCATTCCTCCGATTCCAAAATATAACCTGTCTGGTTTCGTATTCTGCACCATTCTTTCTAAGGGCTTCCATGATCTCAATCACCCCCTGCATTGTGTCATCTTTGAACACGGCAAAGAAGTCGACAAGTGTATTCTTGTTGTTTACGAATATAATGGGACATTAATTTCAGATCACGTATTGATATGTTGGCATCCTTACAACAGACGGAAACATGGAAGTAATGATTGCAACCTATCATTTCAATTCATGCATCAAGATTTCAATGAAGAATTGTGGTGGTCAACAGAGGGGATAAAGGGGTGTGGGGTCTTACCTGTATATAACTTAGAACATAAGTCGAATCTGGATGGTTGGGAAATTGGTGTGGGGTCTGATTGGTCTAACAATGAAAGTGAAGATGGCCAGGGAAATTATAATGATGAGTTACAACCTACATCAATTGGAGGTGAAGTCATAAGCTCCAACATTGAAAATGAAGATGACCAGAAACATCCTTGCTGTTCAATTG TATAG
- the LOC25489140 gene encoding uncharacterized protein, protein MNQLNSHRISFLSRSIKAQNYLIKLTPFLVSLSLITFIVSPSSLISFLHHFNFYFSTFSLQLFTHTIDKNCMFLICNGLLVFVGITRSLSWSSSIDESSNYVKEPMLVVKDKTNEPNNEENIEDEYTMEIKYSSEKAEEGVEEEKRSSILVLDQEEGVEEESRLFGERNEEEDKKSEIVKRVENEEVLEEANLVLSTEELNKKFDDFIKKMKKDLRIEAQK, encoded by the coding sequence ATGAATCAACTCAATTCCCATAGAATATCATTCTTGAGTAGGAGCATAAAAGCTCAAAACTATCTAATTAAGCTTACACCATTTTTAGTTTCATTATCTTTAATTACTTTCATTGTATCTCCTTCTTCCTTAATTTCTTTCCTCCATCATTTCAACTTCTACTTCTCTACATTCTCTCTCCAACTATTCACTCacaccatagacaaaaattgcATGTTCCTCATATGCAATGGTCTCCTTGTTTTTGTTGGAATTACAAGATCTTTATCTTGGTCTAGTAGTATTGATGAATCTTCCAACTATGTTAAAGAACCAATGTTGGTGGTGAAGGATAAAACCAATGAGCCTAATAATGAAGAGAATATTGAAGATGAGTACACAATGGAAATCAAATACTCCAGTGAAAAAGCAGAAGAAGgtgttgaagaagaaaaaagaagtagCATATTAGTTTTGGATCAAGAGGAGGGGGTAGAAGAAGAAAGTAGGCTATTTGGTGAAAGAAATGAAGAGGAAGACAAGAAATCAGAAATAGTTAAAAGagttgaaaatgaagaagttCTAGAAGAAGCAAATTTGGTGCTAAGCACTGAGGAGTTGAACAAAAAATTTGATGACTTcattaaaaagatgaagaaagattTGAGGATTGAAGCTCAAAAATAA
- the LOC25489144 gene encoding uncharacterized protein, producing MIMMKANKQRLCSKLNSNLSTFLTIMLILVFLSFFFSISKYFSFLLAIPIALVSTLFLVTLKKKKGSKNESVVQEKLLKEKLQSALDVSETEYNIQSENAENHKEQAEAQLEYSFPLDSESRNFLVMDRTFEFSVPEHMQQDDLRLDSSFPSDSERSNGSIVGETFEFDHNRYQNLSHDRLVSDTDDEDGEYDYDDHDEGFNRIIVDTNNNLNGKEGSLVSYSSLVYPISDDNDYEDYEVEDEDEEDNLIEIHLPSRNLSNLTEESMQKLEARPDFISESIFNQQSLMQLLAEMNDMNEDENLIEIDISR from the exons ATGATCATGATGAAGGCAAACAAGCAACGATTATGTTCCAAGCTGAATTCCAATTTAAGCACTTTTCTGACAATCATGCTGATTCTTGTTTTcttgtcatttttcttttcaatttcgaagtacttctcttttcttcttgcaATACCAATTGCTCTTGTATCCACTTTGTTTCTTGTcacattgaaaaagaaaaaaggatcTAAAAATGAAAGTGTAGTTCAAGAAAAGTTGCTGAAAGAGAAGCTACAATCAGCATTAGATGTTAGTGAGACTGAATATAATATACAAAGTGAAAATGCTGAGAATCATAAGGAGCAAGCTGAAGCACAGTTGGAATATTCATTTCCATTGGATAGTGAAAGCAGAAATTTCTTAGTCATGGATAGAACTTTTGAGTTCAGTGTTCCTGAGCATATGCAACAAGATGATTTGCGATTAGATTCTTCGTTTCCATCAGATAGTGAAAGAAGTAATGGCTCAATCGTTGGCGAAACTTTTGAGTTTGATCACAATAGATATCAAAACTTGAGTCATGATAGGTTAGTTTCTGACACTGATGATGAAGACGGCGAATATGACTATGATGATCACGATGAAGGATTTAACAGAATTATCGTAGATACAAATAATAACCTAAATGGAAAAGAGGGTAGTTTAGTCTCATACTCTTCTTTGGTCTATCCTATCTCTG ATGACAATGACTATGAAGATTATGAGGTGGAGGACGAGGACGAGGAGGATAACTTGATCGAAATCCACCTTCCAAGCAGGAACTTGTCTAACTTAACTGAAGAATCTATGCAAAAATTGGAAGCCAGGCCAGATTTCATTTCAGAATCCATTTTCAATCAACAAAGTCTCATGCAGCTTTTAGCAGAAATGAATGATATGAATGAGGATGAAAACTTAATTGAGATTGATATTTCCAGGTGA